Proteins from one Prevotella sp. E2-28 genomic window:
- a CDS encoding FprA family A-type flavoprotein — MKKITDNIYYVGVNDRNKTLFEGLWPLPDGVSYNAYLVVDEKVALVDTVEVDFFMPFLENIREVLGERPIDYVVVNHMEPDHSGSLALIKKYYPEVQIIGNKKTFDMMKGFYQLEEGLIEVKNGDTIELGERALNFVLTPMVHWPETMVTLCKSQTSDLKPQILFSGDAFGCFGALNGAIIDEKMNCDVFWSEMERYYSNIVGKYGTPVQMALKKLAGVKLDYICATHGPVWHQYIDKVVAMYDRLSKYEAEPGLVICYGTMYGNTERAAEVIARAASEAGVKNIVMYNVSKTHHSYIIRDVFRYKGLIVGAPTYNTGLYHEMDVLLSELSQKDIKGRFFGWFGSYGWASKAVAEIARWNDEKLKYEAVGEPVEIKQSLTPETFAQCEALGRAMAERLNSEA, encoded by the coding sequence ATGAAAAAGATTACTGACAACATCTACTATGTAGGTGTGAACGACCGAAACAAGACGCTGTTCGAGGGGCTTTGGCCTCTGCCAGACGGCGTGAGTTATAATGCTTATCTCGTGGTTGATGAGAAAGTGGCACTGGTAGATACCGTGGAGGTGGACTTCTTTATGCCTTTCCTCGAGAACATCCGTGAGGTGCTGGGCGAGCGTCCTATTGACTATGTGGTGGTGAATCACATGGAGCCTGACCATAGCGGCTCATTGGCACTCATCAAGAAATATTATCCCGAGGTGCAGATTATCGGTAATAAGAAGACGTTTGATATGATGAAAGGCTTCTACCAGTTGGAAGAGGGCCTTATAGAGGTGAAAAACGGCGATACTATCGAACTTGGAGAACGTGCTTTGAACTTTGTCCTGACGCCGATGGTACACTGGCCAGAGACAATGGTGACATTATGTAAGTCTCAGACTTCAGACCTTAAACCTCAAATCTTGTTCAGCGGTGATGCATTCGGTTGCTTTGGCGCTCTGAATGGTGCCATCATTGACGAGAAGATGAATTGTGACGTGTTCTGGAGCGAGATGGAACGTTACTACTCAAATATCGTGGGTAAATACGGCACACCCGTACAGATGGCGTTGAAGAAACTGGCAGGTGTCAAGTTGGATTATATCTGTGCTACCCACGGTCCCGTATGGCACCAGTATATAGATAAGGTGGTGGCTATGTACGACCGTCTGTCTAAGTACGAGGCAGAGCCAGGACTTGTTATATGCTACGGCACGATGTATGGTAATACGGAACGTGCGGCTGAGGTGATAGCCCGTGCGGCTAGTGAGGCTGGTGTGAAGAATATTGTGATGTATAACGTATCGAAGACGCATCACTCATATATTATCCGTGATGTGTTCCGCTATAAGGGGCTCATCGTGGGTGCACCTACTTACAACACGGGATTGTATCATGAGATGGACGTGCTGCTGTCAGAACTCTCGCAGAAGGATATCAAAGGCCGTTTCTTCGGTTGGTTCGGCAGTTACGGCTGGGCATCAAAGGCTGTAGCTGAGATAGCCCGATGGAATGACGAGAAATTGAAGTATGAGGCAGTAGGTGAGCCTGTAGAGATTAAGCAGAGCCTCACTCCAGAGACCTTTGCTCAGTGTGAAGCTCTGGGACGTGCAATGGCAGAGCGCCTGAATTCAGAAGCTTAG
- a CDS encoding carbohydrate kinase, translating into MRKVIGIGETVLDIIFKDDQPMAAVPGGSTFNCLVSLGRCGLNVSFISETGNDRIGQTIIRFMEKNGINPSSVSIYPDSKSALSLAFLNEKNDAEYIFYKDHPKDRLDFKYPEVNEGDIVVFGSYYAVNPVIRPQVYGFLDYAKSHGAILYYDVNFRSSHKDEVIKLTPNILENLELADIVRGSTEDFGVMFHNTDPDAIYRSQISFYTKKFICTNGAEPIELRAENGFKKQYPIQKNDKVVSTIGAGDNFNAGFIYGLIKDGVTREQMTNGLTESQWDSAIACALKFSANVCKSLNNYVDEEFAKNLRLL; encoded by the coding sequence ATGCGAAAAGTAATTGGTATAGGAGAAACGGTTCTTGATATTATATTCAAGGACGATCAGCCTATGGCAGCTGTGCCAGGTGGAAGTACCTTTAATTGTCTGGTTTCTTTAGGACGTTGTGGGCTCAATGTTTCGTTTATCAGCGAGACGGGTAACGACAGGATAGGTCAGACTATCATTCGTTTCATGGAGAAGAATGGCATAAATCCATCATCGGTATCAATTTATCCTGACTCAAAGTCAGCGTTGTCGTTGGCTTTCCTGAATGAAAAGAATGATGCAGAATATATCTTTTACAAGGATCATCCGAAAGACAGGCTCGATTTTAAATATCCTGAGGTGAACGAGGGCGACATTGTGGTGTTTGGCTCGTATTATGCTGTGAATCCGGTTATACGTCCGCAGGTGTATGGGTTCCTGGATTATGCGAAGTCACATGGCGCTATCCTTTATTACGACGTGAATTTCCGTTCGTCGCATAAGGACGAGGTAATCAAGCTGACGCCGAATATCTTGGAAAACTTGGAACTGGCAGATATCGTGAGAGGTTCAACTGAGGATTTCGGTGTGATGTTCCATAATACGGATCCCGATGCTATTTACCGTTCACAGATTTCTTTCTATACAAAGAAATTCATCTGTACGAATGGCGCAGAGCCCATAGAACTGAGGGCCGAAAACGGTTTTAAGAAGCAATATCCTATCCAGAAGAACGACAAAGTGGTGAGCACCATTGGCGCTGGCGATAACTTCAATGCTGGTTTCATCTACGGACTTATCAAAGATGGTGTTACGCGTGAGCAGATGACCAACGGACTGACGGAGAGCCAGTGGGACAGCGCGATAGCTTGCGCCTTGAAATTCTCGGCCAATGTATGCAAAAGCCTGAATAACTATGTAGACGAAGAATTTGCTAAAAACTTAAGATTATTATGA